TGAAGGCTGGCGCAGACGCCGCCAGCCCAAGGCACCTTTCGGGTCCAGTTCGACCAGGATATTGCTTGTAGAATCGCCCTGCGGCTGAGCGTACTTCCACCTCTTCCGCACGTGAAACCTGTTCGGTTGACATCAGCGTGACAAAATTTCGGACGCCACCGCTATGCCTTGAGAATCCCCCACACTTGGCTCACCGCGGCGAAACCCACGGTAAACCCGGATGGACCAAAGAAATGACGTCTGTTGAATCCTCACTCGATTCGCTCACCATCATTTCGAATGATCATCTTGTGCAGTTTCGGACGATCGATCGGGCTCATTCTTTCCACGGTAGCATCCGCTTTTAAGATGAAAATCGATTCATCGTTGAACGGTTCAACATCGCTATCGGGCAAATCGACCCGTTTGGTGATATCGACAGGCTTGGTCCATGGCACACTTTTCTTCGCTGCAATGATCAGTGCAGTGGATGAAGTCCCGTCGGTAAAATCAGCCATCGAATGACCAGTGATCCCCAAACCTCCGTCCTCGGTTGCAAACCCGAGATAGTTCGATTCGCCAGACGCTTGATCGGGCGGCGCCAACGGACAACGGTAGACGTCCGGCATTTTCTCGACCAACGTCAGGTTATGCTCACTGTCCCAAGGTTCATCAAATCGGTACTGCTCAAATAGGTCGTTATTTTCAAGGAAAGGTAATAGCGCAACTCGCCAACTGAACGGATACGGCGCGTCACCGTTGATGCCTCGTTTTCCTTCACGCACGTTCTGACTGCCCGGGATTTTTCGATAGGTAACGTGAAAGTTGTGAAAGGCAACTCCGATTTCACGCAAGGAGATTGCGGTTTGTGCAGATGCATCTGCGGAGAGCAGTGACGCAGCCATTTTCTCAGCGGAAAACTCTGGTGTCTCTTTCAGCAAAACGACAAGCGGAAGCCAGCGAGAATCGATTTTGTCGGCCATCGCCTTTATATCCTTGGGCGATAGGGGAACATTGCCGAGACGATCGAGGACGAAGAGCGGTCTTATTACCACTGGTGCATTTCCCAAACCACTCGATTCCGCCTGATTCGGCTTTGCATCAAGTTGGCTTATTTCTTTGGAAGGCAGTATTTTTAGCCGTCCGTCAAACTCGAACGGGACACGCAGAATGAGAGGCTCCGGATAATGTTGCTGAAAAATAATTTCCTTCGGCAATCGGCTTGAATCGACTGAAAAACGTCCGTACTGCTCCAAAGTCGCCGGATCGCTGAGGTGATATTAGAAGTTTTGATAGAAAATGATCAACGTGTCAGGGTTTGACTTGCCATTCTTCGCAATACCGTCAGCCCAAATTCCTTGCAAACTGGCGGAATCAAGATCCATGTCGATACCGATGGGCGATGGATCGGCCTGCGAAAGCGCGGGTTTGAGCTTTTCCACGGCTTCCTGAACCTCCTCTTCGCTAAAGTTTCCCGTGATATGCACCGAACGTGTTATTGGGGCCCTAACGTAGGGCGCAAGACGCACGGTCCCATCGACAACGATTGCCAATTGTTGTTGCAAATGGTTGCCTGTCAGTTCGCCAAATTGCTTTGCCAGTTGGTCGTCGAACTTCAGCTCGATCGCGGGTGCCCCATTCACGTCAACAATCTGCTTGGCCATTGTGACGTGTTCGGACAGTTTTTCCCATCCGATCCGTGCGGAGCTTGATGCGATCGCCAAGGCATACCGATTGCCGTTGTAGGAATGAACGATCGGAGCGGCGACGTTCGGCTTGCGGTCGTGCCGCAGTGGGTCGCTGTGTCTTCGCTTCGGTTGAGCCTGTCGGATCCGTCGTCCCTAATCGCGGTAAATCCGATCCTTCGGTAAACGCCAACAACCGCTCGGCGACATGCATTGGCGATTGAGGTCGCTTGTTGGGGTCTTTTTCCAACATCGAATCGACTAACGACACCAACCCTTTTTCTGCATCTGGCAACCATTCGCTTAGTCGCGGCGGCGATGCGGAAACATGGGCGGTCATTTTAGCAAACGGGGTTGGAAACGCATCGTTAGCAAAGGGGGCTTCGCCCGTCAGCAGTTTCATAAGCGTGCACCCGAGTGAATAGATGTCGCCACGGATGTCGACGCTGCGACTGTCGGTGACTTGTTCCGGTGAGATGTAATCGGCAGTGCCCATCGTTTGCCCGGTTCCGGTGATCTCCATTTGATCGGGATCGCCATGTTGAAGGCGAGCGAGTCCGAGGTCGAGTGGCTTCACTTCGCCCGATCGACTGAGCATGATGTTGGATGGTTTGACATCGCGGTGAACGAATCCTTGTTCGTTTGAATAGGCAAGAGCCACGGCTACCCTACTGACAATCTGACAAGCATCTGCGACTCGCAGCGGCCCGACCGTATTGACCAACATGCCGAGATCGAGCCCATCAATAAACTCGGTGACCAACACGGCGGTGCCTTCGACCTCGCGAGCATCGTGGGCGGTGACGATGTTCGGATGGCTCAAGCGACCGACTGCCCGCATCTCGGCTTCAAAACGTTGCCCCATTTGTGGATCGCCCAAGCGATGGGTGGCCAAGACTTTCAGTGCGACTTCTCGTCCAAGTTTGGTATGGCGGGCCAAATAGACCCGACCCATCCCGCCTCGTCCCAACGGACGAAGGATCTCGTATACGCCAATTCGTTGCGGCAAGTGTGGCTGGGTTAGATCAGGAGCCGGATCGGTCGTCAGCGTGCCGAGCAGCCTGGCGACGGCCAGATCACAAGCGGGTTCATCGGCAAATC
This genomic window from Allorhodopirellula heiligendammensis contains:
- a CDS encoding DUF1559 family PulG-like putative transporter, whose amino-acid sequence is MADKIDSRWLPLVVLLKETPEFSAEKMAASLLSADASAQTAISLREIGVAFHNFHVTYRKIPGSQNVREGKRGINGDAPYPFSWRVALLPFLENNDLFEQYRFDEPWDSEHNLTLVEKMPDVYRCPLAPPDQASGESNYLGFATEDGGLGITGHSMADFTDGTSSTALIIAAKKSVPWTKPVDITKRVDLPDSDVEPFNDESIFILKADATVERMSPIDRPKLHKMIIRNDGERIE
- a CDS encoding SecDF P1 head subdomain-containing protein, with amino-acid sequence MAKQIVDVNGAPAIELKFDDQLAKQFGELTGNHLQQQLAIVVDGTVRLAPYVRAPITRSVHITGNFSEEEVQEAVEKLKPALSQADPSPIGIDMDLDSASLQGIWADGIAKNGKSNPDTLIIFYQNF
- a CDS encoding serine/threonine-protein kinase; its protein translation is MMTQTPTRCPPIQVLQDYVLGRLPDDASDEMFTHVRECEACSAELETIDDGGDSLIGSLHSPDPWVGFADEPACDLAVARLLGTLTTDPAPDLTQPHLPQRIGVYEILRPLGRGGMGRVYLARHTKLGREVALKVLATHRLGDPQMGQRFEAEMRAVGRLSHPNIVTAHDAREVEGTAVLVTEFIDGLDLGMLVNTVGPLRVADACQIVSRVAVALAYSNEQGFVHRDVKPSNIMLSRSGEVKPLDLGLARLQHGDPDQMEITGTGQTMGTADYISPEQVTDSRSVDIRGDIYSLGCTLMKLLTGEAPFANDAFPTPFAKMTAHVSASPPRLSEWLPDAEKGLVSLVDSMLEKDPNKRPQSPMHVAERLLAFTEGSDLPRLGTTDPTGSTEAKTQRPTAARPQAERRRSDRSFLQRQSVCLGDRIKLRTDRMGKTVRTRHNGQADC